A genome region from Leptospiraceae bacterium includes the following:
- a CDS encoding NADH-quinone oxidoreductase subunit M: MPESILSLVIFSPLLGIAILSFLKEEEHIKWTSAIITLITFVLSAPLMWYFNTDSSALQFVHRIPNWMSSGKLTIDYHFGLDGVALLLFVLTSFLFFLSSVASWTYIHKRLKEFYIALLFLEIGVLGVFASGNLVLFYVFWELMLIPMALLIGIWGGENRLYAAVKFFIYTMAGSVLMLAAILIIYFKTGDITIESLSTKSIASFSPALQGFLFFAFALSFAIKIPVFPVHTWLPDAHTEAPTAGSVILAGVLLKMGTYGFIRFCIPFFPIVSLEYQGLIMTFCVIGIVYGALVAMVQKDGKKLIAYSSVSHLGFCLLGLMTFTEEGVLGGMIQMINHGVSTGMLFLMIGMIYERTHTRMIADYGGIAKIVPLFAIFFMIAMLSSVGLPGMNGFVGEFLVLLGTLKVNVILGIIAGTGVVWAACYLLWFTKRFLFGEITNKENELLSDLNAREIFVLLPMVVLIFWFGVYPQTFMKYLEPSARVYLNSASVQSIEERNRPVDSSMKPVFTVDYKSLGKSPYSFEERLKGYTGNYALLNVNPKLTPPPTILEPEPTPEPKAPATEEKK, translated from the coding sequence ATGCCAGAATCAATTTTATCACTGGTTATCTTTTCGCCTCTCCTTGGAATTGCGATTCTATCTTTCTTAAAAGAAGAAGAGCATATCAAATGGACAAGTGCCATTATTACTTTAATTACGTTTGTGCTAAGTGCTCCTTTAATGTGGTATTTTAATACAGATAGCTCCGCATTACAATTTGTGCATAGAATTCCAAATTGGATGAGTTCCGGCAAATTGACAATAGACTACCACTTCGGATTAGATGGAGTAGCCTTACTTTTATTTGTATTAACTTCCTTTTTGTTTTTCCTTTCTAGTGTTGCATCTTGGACTTATATCCACAAAAGACTAAAAGAATTTTACATTGCTCTTTTGTTTTTGGAAATCGGAGTGCTTGGAGTATTTGCTTCCGGTAATTTAGTATTATTCTACGTTTTTTGGGAACTCATGCTTATACCAATGGCACTTTTAATTGGTATCTGGGGTGGGGAAAACAGGCTTTATGCGGCAGTGAAATTCTTCATCTACACGATGGCTGGGTCTGTTCTCATGCTTGCGGCAATCCTAATTATCTACTTCAAAACAGGTGATATTACAATTGAGTCTCTTTCTACCAAATCGATTGCTAGTTTTTCACCTGCGTTACAGGGATTTTTATTCTTTGCATTTGCTTTGAGTTTTGCGATTAAAATTCCTGTATTCCCAGTGCATACTTGGTTACCAGATGCACATACAGAAGCTCCTACTGCGGGCTCTGTTATACTTGCCGGTGTTCTCTTAAAAATGGGAACTTATGGATTTATTCGTTTTTGTATTCCTTTTTTTCCAATTGTATCCCTTGAGTATCAGGGGTTAATCATGACTTTCTGTGTGATTGGAATCGTATACGGCGCGTTAGTTGCCATGGTACAAAAAGACGGAAAGAAACTCATCGCTTATTCGTCCGTATCCCATCTTGGATTTTGTTTACTCGGGTTAATGACATTCACGGAAGAAGGTGTACTTGGTGGAATGATCCAGATGATTAACCACGGGGTGTCTACCGGAATGCTCTTCCTCATGATTGGGATGATTTACGAGAGAACTCATACTCGTATGATAGCGGATTACGGTGGTATTGCGAAGATTGTTCCTCTCTTTGCAATTTTCTTTATGATCGCCATGTTATCTTCCGTTGGACTTCCTGGAATGAACGGATTTGTCGGTGAATTTTTAGTTCTACTTGGAACACTTAAAGTAAATGTGATTCTTGGAATCATTGCCGGAACCGGTGTAGTTTGGGCGGCATGTTATTTGTTGTGGTTTACAAAACGTTTCCTCTTTGGAGAAATTACAAACAAGGAAAACGAATTATTGTCTGACTTAAATGCAAGAGAAATTTTTGTGTTATTGCCAATGGTTGTATTGATTTTCTGGTTTGGTGTATATCCGCAAACTTTCATGAAATACTTAGAGCCAAGTGCGAGAGTGTATTTGAATTCTGCTTCTGTACAATCCATTGAAGAAAGAAATAGACCAGTCGATAGTTCTATGAAACCAGTTTTTACTGTGGATTATAAATCTTTAGGTAAATCTCCTTATTCCTTCGAAGAAAGATTAAAGGGGTATACAGGAAATTATGCGTTACTAAATGTGAATCCAAAGTTAACTCCACCACCTACAATTTTAGAACCGGAGCCGACTCCAGAACCAAAAGCACCAGCTACAGAGGAGAAAAAGTAA
- the nuoL gene encoding NADH-quinone oxidoreductase subunit L, which translates to MLEYFPLVVLLPLVGFLVNGIHYRKMPNTAAAIIGTSAVLIPFVITLGSVFAYHPMENNVPRIFTLLPWIHAGAFQVDFAYQVDQLSLYMTLIITGIGSLIHIYSAGYMHGDAGFNRFFAYLNLFIFSMLNLVLGDNLVLMFLGWEGVGLCSYLLIGFDYHKTSAANAGMKAFITNRIGDVGFAVGIILTYWYLGSVKYVDIMAALPAAIPFKEIINYVALAFFIGAIGKSAQIPLYVWLPDAMAGPTPVSALIHAATMVTAGVFMIARLNPIFLAAEVTSNYIAITGAVTAFFAATIGLFQTDIKKVLAYSTVSQLGYMFLAMGVGAYEAGMFHLMTHAFFKALMFLGSGSVIHAMHHEQDMRNMGNLKGYMKITWITFLIGTLAISGIPPFSGFFSKDLILEKAFGHHGIGHVIWAIGLAGAFCTAFYMFRLVFLTFYGKERIDHHVKEHLHESPWTITLPLVILAIGAAGAGLIQMPHLFFGGTHFLTDYFKPIFAPGREIVEGAWKITSPPHHMSESTELILLVVSICVALTGIILSYVVFQVKGSVPPADAGFKGFPKLVYNKYYVDEIYEAIIINPLIRVSDWLSASVDKALIDGFVVGIGKFFMHISDIFRKIQTGIVGDYALSIVIGTIAILVTILYGGF; encoded by the coding sequence ATGTTAGAATACTTTCCTCTTGTAGTTTTATTACCTCTCGTTGGATTTTTAGTCAACGGGATTCATTATCGCAAAATGCCAAACACGGCGGCTGCGATTATTGGGACGAGTGCAGTTTTAATTCCATTCGTAATTACACTCGGTTCTGTTTTTGCTTATCATCCAATGGAGAATAACGTTCCGCGTATATTTACTCTTCTGCCTTGGATTCATGCCGGAGCATTTCAAGTTGACTTTGCTTACCAAGTAGACCAACTTTCTCTATACATGACATTGATTATAACCGGTATTGGATCTTTGATTCATATTTACAGTGCAGGTTATATGCACGGAGATGCTGGTTTCAATCGATTCTTCGCTTATTTAAATTTATTCATTTTTTCTATGTTAAATTTAGTTCTAGGGGATAATCTTGTTTTGATGTTCCTAGGTTGGGAAGGTGTGGGGCTTTGCTCATACTTACTCATCGGATTTGACTATCATAAAACGTCAGCCGCAAATGCAGGGATGAAGGCATTTATCACAAACCGTATCGGAGACGTGGGATTTGCAGTCGGTATTATTTTAACCTATTGGTATTTAGGTTCTGTAAAATACGTAGACATCATGGCGGCTCTTCCTGCAGCAATTCCTTTTAAAGAAATTATAAACTATGTAGCACTTGCTTTTTTTATTGGTGCCATTGGAAAATCAGCTCAAATTCCGCTTTATGTTTGGTTGCCAGATGCTATGGCGGGTCCAACTCCTGTTTCTGCTCTTATTCACGCCGCTACGATGGTGACTGCGGGGGTATTCATGATTGCCCGCTTGAACCCTATCTTTTTGGCAGCAGAGGTTACAAGTAATTACATTGCTATTACCGGCGCGGTGACAGCATTCTTTGCCGCAACGATTGGTTTATTCCAAACGGATATTAAAAAAGTCCTCGCTTATTCAACAGTTTCCCAACTCGGATATATGTTTCTTGCAATGGGTGTTGGTGCGTATGAAGCGGGGATGTTTCACTTAATGACTCACGCATTTTTTAAAGCACTCATGTTCCTTGGATCCGGTTCAGTGATTCACGCGATGCACCACGAACAAGACATGAGAAATATGGGAAATCTAAAAGGTTATATGAAGATAACATGGATTACCTTCCTAATTGGAACTTTGGCTATTAGCGGTATACCGCCATTTAGCGGATTTTTCTCAAAAGATTTAATTTTAGAAAAAGCATTTGGACACCATGGAATTGGCCATGTAATTTGGGCGATTGGACTTGCTGGCGCATTTTGCACTGCATTCTATATGTTCCGCTTAGTGTTCTTGACATTTTATGGAAAAGAAAGAATCGACCATCATGTGAAAGAACATTTACATGAATCTCCTTGGACGATCACATTACCACTTGTGATTCTTGCGATTGGAGCGGCTGGTGCGGGACTCATCCAAATGCCACATCTGTTTTTCGGTGGAACTCATTTTTTGACTGATTACTTCAAGCCAATATTTGCTCCTGGAAGAGAAATTGTAGAAGGTGCGTGGAAAATTACATCGCCACCACACCATATGTCTGAGTCTACAGAATTAATTTTACTTGTAGTTTCGATTTGTGTGGCATTAACAGGGATTATCCTCTCTTACGTTGTATTCCAAGTCAAAGGCTCAGTTCCTCCAGCGGATGCAGGGTTCAAAGGATTTCCAAAACTTGTATATAATAAATACTATGTAGATGAAATCTATGAGGCTATTATCATTAACCCACTCATCCGAGTTTCCGATTGGTTATCCGCTAGCGTGGATAAAGCACTCATTGATGGATTTGTTGTGGGAATCGGTAAATTCTTTATGCATATATCGGACATTTTCCGAAAGATCCAAACGGGGATAGTAGGCGATTACGCGCTCTCTATCGTGATTGGAACCATTGCCATTTTAGTTACAATACTTTACGGAGGATTTTAA
- the nuoK gene encoding NADH-quinone oxidoreductase subunit NuoK, with protein MQTYISGIPLNYYLSLAGILFSIGVLGVLTRRNAVIIFMAVELMLNSVNLVFIAFSKVLSIVNGEVIVFFVMAIAAAEAGVGLAIVIAIHRQKKTSNVDEINLLKW; from the coding sequence TTGCAAACATATATTTCTGGAATTCCACTCAATTATTATCTTTCACTTGCAGGAATTTTATTTTCAATAGGTGTGCTCGGGGTATTAACTCGTCGCAATGCAGTGATTATTTTTATGGCGGTAGAACTTATGTTAAATTCTGTGAATTTAGTATTCATAGCTTTTTCAAAAGTTTTATCAATTGTTAATGGGGAAGTTATTGTATTTTTTGTTATGGCTATTGCTGCAGCGGAGGCGGGCGTAGGGCTTGCAATCGTAATTGCAATTCATAGACAAAAGAAAACTTCCAATGTCGATGAAATCAATCTATTAAAATGGTAG
- a CDS encoding NADH-quinone oxidoreductase subunit J, with amino-acid sequence MLNLTEVQPILFLILSSVTVGAALLVVLHKNPVASAVFLVLTFFALAGIYALMNAIFIATMQVLVYAGAIMVLVVFVLMLLSLREETHKEIWNNPAKKTIIVLIVIAYSFLLLVSLKVTTSSESNVITNITSAHYEYKLSDNAESKVTVTGNTAAVGASTFLDYLLPFELISILLLVAVIGAVIIAKKDTVAKG; translated from the coding sequence ATGTTAAATCTAACGGAAGTCCAACCTATTTTATTTTTAATCCTGTCTTCTGTGACAGTTGGTGCAGCACTGCTTGTTGTCCTTCATAAAAATCCGGTCGCTTCGGCTGTGTTTTTAGTTTTGACATTTTTTGCTCTTGCAGGAATTTACGCTCTCATGAATGCCATTTTTATTGCGACCATGCAAGTGTTAGTTTATGCGGGTGCGATTATGGTGCTTGTAGTGTTTGTATTGATGTTACTTTCTTTACGAGAAGAAACTCATAAAGAAATTTGGAATAATCCAGCTAAAAAAACAATCATCGTTTTAATTGTAATTGCCTATTCCTTTTTGCTTTTAGTTTCTTTAAAAGTTACAACGAGTAGTGAGTCAAATGTGATAACCAATATCACTTCAGCGCATTACGAGTATAAACTTTCGGATAACGCCGAATCAAAAGTAACCGTTACAGGAAATACTGCAGCTGTGGGTGCATCTACATTTTTGGATTACCTGCTTCCATTTGAATTAATTTCGATTTTACTTTTAGTGGCTGTGATTGGTGCTGTGATCATCGCCAAAAAAGACACGGTAGCAAAAGGTTAG
- the nuoH gene encoding NADH-quinone oxidoreductase subunit NuoH — MDWTLILVWALKSGILFFIIITACAYYTLSERVVAAFIQDRRGPNRAGPAGLFQPLADGIKFLTKEEIFPTNVNKGMYLIAPAISIICAILAWSIVPFGGTIPLPPLLANAVGFPTIDLQIANPNTGILFMFAISSLSVYGIILAGWSSNNKYSLMGGIRATAQMISYELPLGLSVVIVILLSGSLRLTDINDAQKGLWFIFTLPGLIAFFIFSVAMFAETNRLPFDLAEAESELVVGFHTEYGAFKFALFFIAEYMNMITMSCVVSLLFFGGYNVPFGILEGSDFQALVGLLFFIGKVLFFAFLFMWVRWTLPRFRYDQLMVIGWKKLIPWCLFNIVLASTYVVYWGKYWKGIFN; from the coding sequence ATGGATTGGACATTAATTTTAGTTTGGGCGTTAAAAAGTGGAATTTTATTTTTTATAATTATCACTGCTTGCGCATATTACACATTATCCGAGCGAGTTGTGGCAGCGTTTATTCAAGATAGACGTGGGCCAAATAGAGCGGGTCCTGCTGGGCTCTTCCAGCCGCTTGCAGACGGGATTAAATTTTTAACTAAAGAAGAAATTTTTCCTACGAATGTAAACAAAGGAATGTATTTGATTGCGCCTGCTATTTCTATTATTTGTGCAATACTTGCTTGGTCGATCGTTCCTTTTGGTGGAACTATTCCTTTACCACCTCTCCTTGCCAATGCAGTTGGATTTCCTACGATTGATTTACAAATTGCAAATCCAAATACGGGAATTTTGTTTATGTTTGCGATTTCTTCTCTATCAGTATATGGAATTATCCTAGCTGGTTGGAGTAGCAATAACAAGTATTCGCTCATGGGTGGAATCCGCGCTACTGCACAAATGATTTCCTATGAGTTGCCTCTTGGTCTTTCGGTTGTGATTGTGATTTTACTTTCTGGATCTCTTCGATTAACAGACATCAACGATGCACAAAAAGGCCTATGGTTTATTTTTACTCTTCCGGGTCTTATTGCATTTTTTATATTTTCTGTAGCTATGTTCGCGGAAACCAACCGTTTGCCTTTCGATCTAGCTGAGGCGGAATCCGAATTAGTTGTTGGTTTTCACACTGAATACGGTGCATTTAAATTTGCACTGTTTTTCATAGCAGAGTATATGAACATGATTACGATGAGTTGCGTGGTAAGTCTATTATTCTTTGGTGGATACAATGTTCCATTTGGAATTTTAGAAGGTAGTGATTTCCAAGCGTTAGTCGGTCTTTTGTTCTTTATAGGAAAAGTTTTATTCTTTGCCTTTTTATTTATGTGGGTGCGTTGGACTTTACCAAGATTCAGATACGACCAACTTATGGTTATTGGATGGAAAAAACTAATTCCTTGGTGTTTGTTTAATATCGTATTAGCCTCAACGTATGTTGTGTATTGGGGAAAATATTGGAAGGGGATATTTAATTAA
- the nuoF gene encoding NADH-quinone oxidoreductase subunit NuoF, with translation MAELKLLTKHRGEKDTHTLAHYKSVGGYTALKKSLSMKPEDIVLEVKNSGLRGRGGAGFPTGMKWSFIPKTDKPKYLLCNADEGEPGTFKDRVLLEEFAHQMIEGMIIAAKAIDSHQGYIYIRGEYHLSYDRMQAALDEAYAAGLLGKNILGSGFDFELGLYAGAGAYICGEETALINSLEGRRGHPRLKPPFPAVAGLYGCPTVVNNVETFSAVPHIINNGSAWYAKMGTPKSTGTRMFSVSGPVKKPGVYEIELGTPLLSLINDLCGGMADGKKLKAIIPGGSSVPILTAKECETANMDFESMAEHKTMLGSGAVIVLADDTDIVESTFRLAEFYAHESCGQCTPCREGTHWVADLLHKIKEGHGTEKDLELILSLSVNMEGGTTICPLADACVGAVRPTIQKFRSDFEAKLQKEHAA, from the coding sequence ATGGCAGAATTAAAACTTTTAACCAAACATCGTGGGGAAAAAGATACTCACACTCTCGCTCATTATAAATCTGTCGGCGGTTATACTGCCCTCAAAAAATCACTCAGCATGAAACCAGAAGATATTGTTTTGGAAGTAAAAAACTCAGGACTTCGTGGTCGTGGGGGAGCAGGATTTCCGACTGGAATGAAATGGTCTTTTATTCCGAAAACGGATAAACCAAAGTATTTGCTTTGCAACGCAGATGAAGGTGAGCCTGGAACTTTTAAAGACAGAGTACTTCTAGAAGAATTTGCCCACCAAATGATTGAAGGTATGATCATTGCCGCAAAAGCAATCGATTCTCACCAAGGTTATATTTATATCAGAGGCGAATACCACTTATCCTACGATAGAATGCAAGCGGCGCTCGACGAAGCGTATGCGGCTGGCCTTCTTGGAAAAAATATCCTAGGAAGTGGATTTGATTTTGAACTTGGTTTATATGCGGGAGCAGGCGCTTATATTTGTGGAGAAGAAACAGCTCTTATCAATTCCCTTGAAGGCAGAAGAGGGCATCCAAGACTCAAACCTCCTTTTCCAGCAGTAGCTGGACTTTATGGTTGTCCGACTGTAGTAAATAACGTAGAAACATTTAGTGCAGTACCGCACATCATAAATAATGGTTCCGCATGGTATGCCAAAATGGGAACACCTAAATCAACAGGAACAAGAATGTTCAGTGTAAGTGGACCTGTAAAAAAACCGGGAGTTTACGAAATTGAATTAGGAACCCCACTTTTGTCCTTAATTAATGATCTCTGTGGTGGAATGGCTGACGGCAAGAAGCTAAAAGCGATTATCCCCGGCGGTTCATCTGTGCCTATTCTAACAGCAAAAGAATGTGAAACTGCCAATATGGATTTTGAGTCTATGGCAGAACATAAAACGATGTTAGGCAGTGGAGCTGTAATTGTGCTTGCTGATGATACTGACATTGTTGAGTCTACTTTTCGTTTGGCGGAGTTTTATGCTCACGAGTCCTGTGGGCAGTGCACTCCTTGCCGAGAAGGAACTCATTGGGTAGCAGATTTACTTCATAAAATAAAAGAAGGTCATGGAACTGAAAAAGACTTAGAGTTAATACTTTCTCTAAGTGTGAATATGGAAGGGGGAACGACGATTTGCCCACTGGCAGATGCTTGTGTTGGTGCGGTTCGACCTACCATTCAAAAATTCAGATCGGATTTTGAAGCCAAATTACAAAAGGAACATGCGGCATAA
- the nuoE gene encoding NADH-quinone oxidoreductase subunit NuoE: MAYQFSEASEKRFQKLLTMFPDKRSVILPALYLLQRDRGYVDTEGMEYIAAKIGNPIAVSHVYGVATFYTLYNKKPVGKYHIQICANISCFVMGSDKITKRFCEKLGIEKGETTKDKKFTVDEVQCLGACGYGPMAQINEGYHEFLTPEKVDEILKSLE; this comes from the coding sequence ATGGCATATCAATTTTCAGAAGCTTCAGAAAAACGTTTTCAAAAACTATTAACTATGTTTCCTGATAAAAGGTCGGTAATTCTTCCGGCTTTGTATTTACTTCAAAGAGACAGAGGTTACGTAGACACGGAAGGTATGGAATATATAGCGGCTAAGATTGGTAATCCAATTGCGGTCTCTCATGTATATGGTGTGGCGACATTTTATACTCTTTATAATAAAAAGCCAGTTGGAAAATACCATATCCAAATTTGTGCAAATATTTCTTGTTTTGTGATGGGCTCCGATAAAATCACAAAACGATTTTGTGAAAAACTCGGAATTGAAAAGGGTGAAACTACGAAAGACAAAAAGTTTACTGTAGATGAAGTTCAGTGTCTCGGTGCTTGTGGATACGGTCCGATGGCACAAATCAACGAGGGATACCACGAATTTCTAACACCCGAAAAAGTAGATGAAATTTTAAAATCTCTGGAGTAA